taaattttgatcttttttgacttttttggaGATGCgtaaagaatatattttttataagatatgtatttatatttatattatacaaaatttattttttaaaaaataagattttgaaCGTTTGGTTGGGATGGTTATGCTTGCCTTTGTCATGCCTTTACTTCAATTCTCCAATGgtacttttcttttgtttctttctagTTGAATTAAGAAAAGCTAAGTCAGCACAGTGAGATCTCATTTAAATGTTGGCATAGTTTCGtccattaaattttaaaaataaagtccTTCATTACATCAACATTTATCATATGTTTGATGTTTccattaattcttttatttgtcaatCCTTTTTAGCAGCCAAATAATCAGAAtcattattatctatttttttaaaaaaaactctatttaACTTTCCAAATGTCAAAGCACATGTGTCAGGCTGCCAAGGCTTTCACTTATTTAtacttagttttctttttttgtttatatgcaTCGGCCATTATTTAGCtctcattatataaaaaaaaaaattaatatattttaaaatttatattaatattacatTAAATTTCGGACAATATGAATAAACTTAAAACACTATACTCAGCTTTTTTTTAGGAGAgaagcaaaaccctaaacttCTCTGCatagaaaataaattcattacTTTCCAGCTATTGCGCCggtaatattaaattaaaaattcaaaataatcaaaagaatatttttataatttttgagaGCATACACACAAAAAGGcctttatatttttgattagTGGATAGAAAAGTAATTAGGTTTGGGAACAAAAGTAAATTATTCTCAGTAGGCTTAAAACAGTAAAGGAATATTAATCATTCAAAACATTCCAGCAAAACAAAATGTGATAGTTTTCAACAATACAATATTGAAGTGTGTGAGACCAAATCACCATTTTCAGATAGATGCTTCTACTGTTTTTCCAACacttaaagaaaaagaaaaaaaaaatacatatatatatatatatatagattataataaagttaaaacatacaaaacacaagAAGTAGGTTTCAATTCATTGAATAGAGAGATGTGTAAATAACAACActtcaaaagcaaataataatggagagaaagagaagggaaGAGAGAGCTCCACCATTACAAATGCTGTCGGCCAAATTAATCCCCCCATAAAATTCGGAATTCTGATTCCCTAATTTTAggtattaatttaatacttgTTTAACCCTAATTGCATGGAATTCACCAAGGTGTTAAATGAGATCTAATATGAGGATCAAATCTCACCACCCTAAGTACAAATCTCAGTCTGGAGAATTGGTGACTTTTAAGTGGACAAGGGGCACAAGACAATAAGAGATAAATGAAGAATCTAATCATGAAAAAGTTGacattaattgtaattattaataacaataataataccaAAGATTGATTTGACATAATAGGATTATAGAATGGTCCCATCCCAGATACAGTTTGTAGCTAAGaaggaaagaatttttttttgttttttttgataaataaatcatacctgtggttttcctttttcatctttgtaatgagtagtgtttgtttgtttgtttgttcacCTGCAGATTGCAGTTGGGCAGCTCCCCAGTAAACTTTTTGATCATAGTTTGCTTGAATCTGCAACAATGTACTTTATGTATGTACTAACAAAGCTTTTGGAGTAATCAATGGCAGCAGATCAGATGACAAAATGAGTAAATGAGTCCAGTCCTGACTCCTGATGATGTTCATGTTGGATGCAATGGAGGATGAccaaatagaatgaatgatgattgTTAATTAGAAATATAAGTAAACAGTGTAGAAAAGTTTGCATGCTTGATCTGGAAAGAAATTCTGAAATTGAATACTTATTGTTGTAATATATAGGGTAAAAATGGAGGctgaaaaaacaaaatgattCAAGAATCAAGACCAATGCTTGAATGGCATGTACACCATAAACTCTTTCATATATCCGCATGAAAATTGtgataaattaatatttctgTTCAAGACATGCAAAACAAGGGCAACAAAAAGatgcaacttttttttttcataatttgctCAAGAGAGAGAAATAGAGAGGCAGAGAACACTGTGTCTGTGCGGCATGTGATCCTAATGGAAGCCCAACATACCTTTGTACAAGTTAAAATTTGCCATGCTGGACTTCCAATTACTAATGAAATATCTCGGAGTTATCAGGGACAATTTGTAAATGGTGATAGCCAGATTGGTGTTGAAGTAGTATTATCCCTTTGCTAGCAGTAAAGCTTTGCACACCAGCTGTTTATTTATTAGCTCATTGGAACATCATCTTGTGCTGACAAAAGGATGAGATAGCATCATAATCACAGCAAGAAGTAATATTGAGCCGACCAGCACAAGCAcatacagagagagagagagagagagctcacTGCTTAGTATAAAGCCCTGAAGCAGGCTCTGGGCTCTTTCAGCCTGATCAGGTGTCCCGGAAATCTTAACGACTTTGTCTGTTTGCTCAGACCCATCCTCAAGAAGGCTAACTGTTGCTCCCGACAACTGTTCAAACAGAAAGGAGTACCTACAAATGAGTTTCTAAACTCTTAACAAGGTGTTAAAGAAAGAAACATGGTTGGAAACGAGTGGACCTCACTAATCTGAGCAAGCTTGCTTCCTGATCTCATGGTTAGGCTCCGAACTGCATGCTCTGGTATAATGACTTCCAATGTAGTCTTGGTAACTAGTGGTGCGCTGAGTCTGAGacacaaaagaaaatcaaaatagttGATTATAAGAGAATTGTAGTAAGAGTCAAGCATGTAGttataaaagatgaaaatcCATTACCTTCTTGGCATACTTCTTCGGCCTTCATCATTTATAGTGCTATCATCCTGCTCCAATGGTCCACTAGCAACTCCTCCAGTCTCCTGAAACCACAATttgaacataaatatatattgtttgcgCCTGCTAAAACTAGAAATGTAGAAACATTGGAATATGGTACACAATCTAACTAGAACAACCGACAGTTGTATGTCTTCAACTTATAACCACACTTGCAAGCTACCACAACAAAACTTAATACTGTTGAATTGAGGCTACCTACAAAGCAATTAAGATGGTTgtctaaagaaaacaaaaccataGCCAGAAGGAAACAAACATCAAGGATAATGTGCTTAAGTCATGCATGAGAAGCTTGTATAAATAGGTGGAGATGCTTAGCGGTACCTGTGTAGGATCACTTCCGGACAATcatcaaaaagaataaaaaaacacaatacatTTAATAGAGTGGCATATTAATTGAAATCCTATAGCCAATGTAGCAAATGTGATGCTCTGAATTGAAATTCCTAGACATTGCAAGTGTTTCAGGATCTTCGAAAATGACATGGATATGCACTGGAGGCAAATGAGGAATAGGAGATTACAAATGAGGTATGACAGTGAACCAGAAGAAATGGTCTTTCAGAAGTCACAAGAAATAAAGGACTCCAATATGGAATTCTACATATAAGTCCAGACCAAAATGCAATTATGATATACAATTGCATTGTTGTAACATCTTTAGACAcagaaacattaaaataaaatataacaaaaagagTTCTAAAATTTTCTGGGGAAAGAAATAAGAGTTGAGGAAGCAAGTAACCCATTTAAGTATAAAAAATTTACGGATTCACTAAGAGAAAGGCAGACAATATAACCACGTGAGTTGTCAGGCTATCGTTAATTGCACAAACAGAAGATACGGAACAGATAATTTTATAAGATTAATAAGGTAGATGAAgctgaggaagaggaagagcaaCAGCCaacaaattaataacttaaagAACTAACAGCAGCAGACAAGCAAGTATGAGAACAAGCACTTACAACCTTGACCCATGAAGAGGAGATAATTAAATGACCTGTTCAATTAGATGTAAAGACCTTGTTTTTGAGATATTATATATCTaagttgaaaacaaaaatttgtttcaaagGAAACACTTTATTGATGAAAAATGAACAAAGAGGACAGGCATATATATGCCAAAAATCAAGCAAGGTGTGCTTGCATTTTACACATGGGCCATCAAGGAATAGAATCTGTTAaagtaagaagaaaaaaaaaacctactgAATAATAACAATTGGCCATTCCCAAAAAAGATTAGCTGTAGAAAGGCAATGACTCAGAAAACTGTAACTGAGATTTGGCAGAATATATGCTAGACGGTACTAGTGAAGTGGCAACAATAATTACATTCACAGAAAGGTGGCCTGATTGAGATTGTCCTTAGGAGAGATACACATCGTATTGACTTGTTTGTGAACATGTATGAGGAACTTCTCAAGGATATCTCTTTTAACATGAATATTACTTTCAAGTATAGTATCATCGGAgacaaaaagaaatatacaaCTCACAATTGGGGCATACAAAAGCTCAGATTGTGCATATGACTGCATTAACATGTATTATAAAAAATGGATACTAATCCCAACACAAAGCACATGGTTAGTATGCATTGAATACTATGAAAGTTGAGCTTGCAGCTGCCATGGCACACACATAAATTGTTGAAAATATGTCAAGACATGGCGCAACAATTATACCAAAGGAGGGAAGAAAATTACACATCAAAGAAATGTATGTACCTTGGATTGCCATGTAGTTGGTTGTGCATGTGTATTATGACGAACAGAGGCAGACGGATCACTTCCTTGGTAGCCTTCAAGAGGTGAATTTTTAACAGGTGAGCTGGGCTCAACTGCACTAACACTACTGGCATGGTTTGAAGCAGAATTGGATTGTGCCAGCAAATCTTTTGGTATGGATATGTCACGAAATAGGTGACTACGTAATCGTGCAGTAATCTGAACAAGAGCATTGCGAGCAGCTCTTATCTCACCAACAATCTGTAAGCACTTGAATTTGGTACAAgtgttacaatcaataaaaggAATCATAATTAGTCTTAAAATAGTCATGATTGATATAATGGTCTCCCAAAGATAATGACAGATAAACTTAGTACCTAGAGGTCTGCCAACAGGCAGTAAGTTCAGAACTAACCTGTACAAGCTCATCAGCATCCATCGCACAAAGTGGATGATCTTCCTTTGGTAATATCTGAACATTAGCACTGGTCAACTTCTGTATATCTGATAAAGATCCATCCCTTCCCTCTAGACAGCCAATTTCACTGGCTGGAACAAGAAGCCTTGTGGTTATGATGTTATCCTTGTCAGGACCAAGATCTACTATGTTAGTCTGAATATGAAGCAAAGCTTCCTGAGCTGGAAAGAGGTCATCGTCAGGACCCTAAAACATAAACCTTTGCAAGTTAAatacaaacttaaaaaaagataaaatataacaatTGCCAGTGTTCAGCAAGAGCAAATGTCAGCATACATAGATTCAGGGgtaaaatgaaatcaaagggGATTAAAATCTCACAATAGCTGGAAAGAACGAATGCGTTCAATATAAAAGAGAGGGAGCatcacaaaaataaagcaagattggatgTCACCGTTGAAGGTTCCTATCCCTAAACTAACATGACAGGATTTGAAGCATGAGTTGGTGCAGGCAGCTTTGAAGGATTCGAGAAGCATAATCAAGAGTATGTGTCTTCTAGGTTCAGACCATTCAGTGATCAAACAATCTAGTACTTGCAAAACAAAAGTTCAGCATTCCAAATGCCATAATGTTACACTGAAGTAATCCTTTTGATCAAGATAacttccaaaaaaaacaaaaaaaatcccaactattttcttatagaaattAAGAGACCATACAACGGAAGACATGTTTCCTCAAGATTCATATAAATCATGTGTACAGCAGATGAGTTATTCTAATATCCAAAAGACAGTGAACTATGATTGTAGGGGGTTCTaatgataaaacaaaatgaacttAAAAGCTAATTATTCAACTTCTGTAGTGTAAGATAGAGGATTTACACCAAAAAAACTGGTTTACATAAAAGAAGATATGCTGCTACGTGAGTATAAGAATGGATTTGAAAGCCTTACCAATACTAAAAAAAAGAATGGTTCAGGGTTTATCTAAGGTGGTAAACTGCAACAGACGGGAGAGTAAAAAATAGCAAAGTTAAGGGATCGGTGCTAAAGACATAGATGCAGAAATAACTAGCTAAAAGgcaaaaaagcaaacaaaaaaaaaaattacggcatgtaaacaaaattatcaaatagAGCTCACAGCAGTTGCATTGGTGGGGCAAGGGTTTCAGCAATTACCTCTTCAGAGGTAATAACAATAACACGTTCATCTGACCCAGGAACAGGATCACAAACCTTCACATCAACACCAATATCAGACTTAAGCATTTCAATAATTCCATCAGAAACCCCCATGACATTCTCAACCTTCTCATTTGGGCACAGAATGCGAAATATAATATCATCGGAAGATAATGACTGTGAATTGTCAACGGCCTGATTACCGTCAGAATCAAATGCAAATCTGGATGAGTTTGAACTATGTAGCTTGTTTCTAGCTCGGTTTGCTCCTGTGGAAGACCTTGATCCAACATCAAAGCCTTCCAGTGCTGATTGACTTTGAGCATTGTTCATGAAATCATCATCATGGGGGAAATAATGCTCTGGAGAATGTAATCGCCCACGAAATGGGCCCCTGTCACGATGCAGACTTTCCAATAAACGAGAGGAGATGATCTCCACAGCTTTCTTCACACAAATACCTTCTCCAACAACCTATTGAGAAAACAGTAAAGGTACATAACATTGTTCTCTATAGTAATAACAAACACACATCcctaaaattgaaaacaaaatcaaaattaacagCATCTAAAGTTCATCAGCATGACTAGACTGGCATCTGATTGGCAATAGTTGAAACAAATAGTGGCAATAGATCACGACATTGCTAAAAGGCGAGGCCTTTGCTTCAGGAGATGGTACCTGGACGACCTCCTCGGAGGGCGAGACGCATTGCGGCGTGTACTGATCACGAGGCAGGATCCTAATGTGCGTCTTCGTCTCCATCCTCATCTGCTCGATGATCTTCCCGCCCTTCCCGAGCAGGCACCCAACATGACTCCTCGGCACAACCAACCTCGTCGTAATCCTCCCCCGACCACTCCTCTCCCACCCACCGCCGAACTCATCCCCATCCTCGCCACCGCCAAACTCCAGCTCCGTGTCCACGATCCGCTCATGGATCAAAATCAGCGCGTCCTGTGCAGGCGAGAACTGAGGGGGACGGCCATCAGGATCGCGCCGCATCGAGTCCGACGTCTCGATGATCCGCTCATTGTCCCCATGGACAAGCTCGTGGACAGTGATCCACGAGCCCGTTTTTTGCCGTATGAACTTGATAGAGTTCCCAGACTTACCAACGACGGCAGTGGCCCTGATTTCCGGGCAAAGGATGCGGAACACAGTGGTGGCAGTGGTTGCAGGAGCAGAAGCAAGGGgaggcggaggaggaggaggaggaggaggagggggaggAGGAGGGGAAGGGAGCTTGGTAGGACGACGATCGGGGCGGCGATGATGGTGGGCAGCGGCGGGGGGTAAGGGGTGGTGGCGGCGAGGCTTGGATCGAGAAGGAGGGGTTGGAGGGTCAGAGTCATGGTCATAGTGGTAGCTGCTGCGCTTGGAGCGGGATCGCTCCATCAATCCAGTCTAGGGTTTTGTGGGTGTGGGCGAGTGTTGCAAGGAAGGGTTTTTAGCTCATTGTGCGGATTTCTAGGGATTGTCTTCGTgagctggtggtggtggtggtggtggtggtgagcttGGTGGCAGTGCTTACGAGTGAGAGAGGAAATGGCGGTCTTCAGTCATTCATTGGAGTCCTCTTATTAGTCCTAAGAGGAAATAGATGGACACACAGAGAGGGATGCATGTCTTGTGTGTTGATTACTTGaattgaggatttttttttttttagattatttgggtgatatttgtaatttttagaGTGGTTTTTGGGGGTGGGTTTATTTTgtaaaccttttattttttatcttttttggtcGTTATTCGGTTAtgaactttatatatatatatatatatatttggaataaTGGAGTTTCAATTCTTTgctggatttattttattttattttattttattttttaaaaagtatagcCAAGCCATGAAATGTAACTCTCTCTGTCActgattttaaataataataataataataataataataataataatatcacatCTCCTgttataagtgttttttttttaattgaaacggTATTTTAGTCTAATTACACTAAATCCACTGGCTAAGATTTGGTTTGCAGAATTTTTATTGTTGGGTTTAAAATCGTGTTGAATGTAGTGGTGTCAAAAAATTTTGGATGAAGGCGGGTTTACAACCggatttttttattgagtgaGTGAATGTACATGAATGAATTGTCATTGTCTCTTACTGTATATGTTCTTgttgtataaataaaataagtgtttttttattaatttaataataatattatgttcattcaaaagaaaatatcattaataaatttaagtattttggaagattatttgatgataaaaagtcaaaccaaggtattataaattaaaatgaatgcATTGATGGTCggactaaaaatatatataacaaagaattcaaaagactaaagtttaattaataaaagttaaatgagaggcttgtggctcacaagagaatttttattttttgataaaacacaagagaattttcttttgtaatctTCCATTCATTAGAATTCAAAGTATGTGATATGTATATGATTGAGGTCTTTATTCGTGTTCAATTTAGACACAATTAAAACGAGTTCGAATCAGGCCTGATTTAGTGTTTTTGGATCCTATAtgaatttcatttattatttattattaaattaaatgttatGGATTTGCTGAATACTCTAATATTTCAGACTTCTAAGGTAAATTATTACACATTTTAATTCAATTGATTCAATAATTTATAACTAAAATAGAGTCCTAAACCGCATGTTTTAAGTATGAGAACCGACAGCTTGTTAGCTAAGAAATAAGATGCCATTGCCTAGCGGTggcatatattatattattatgttatttaagataattagagagagagaagctAAGATTTAAGTCTTAAAGAACATTATTAATTAAAgtttcttttttccatttaaATGTGAAAACCCGAGTCATGTTGCTTTTGgattgtaaaaatatttgagTTGCGTTTTGATTACTGTAACTTGACCTGACTATAGTTAAGTTTCAGTTCGAAACTGCAGGCTCTAGTTTTATAAACTATAGAACCTGAATCGAACTATAGTCTTGAGGTTTCGATTTTAGGTTTGGTTCCAATACGGTTTTGATTCCAGTTCAGTTCTAAATAATTTGATTCTAAATAATTTGATtctgattaattaaaatatattaaaaattatattatatttttttttattttaaagtaaaaatagAACCGGAACCGATGGTTCGGTTTTCAACTGAAAAGAACCTCCGGTTTAAAGTTTCGATTTGGAATAGAAACTGTTTTTACCATTCTAGTTCGATTTCAATAGTGCCGATTCCGGTTTTGATTCTACGGTTTAAACTGAATCGGGGTTAGCTCCAatcatgattatattttatatgtatcataaataaccattttatttttataaggaCCACCTCATTACCACATAGGAGGCCATGAACTGTTCCCCTAGATGAGGGAATGCGCAAGAAGTGATTTTTCAACccatttatttgattaaattcaaatcattaatttaaataattaattataataattaaatatttaatcaaattattaaaatgaataataatacttgaacattcaataaataaatattatgataaatCTAACAATTAACAATACACATGAATTACTTAATTTGgatatttaatcataataattagaGTGAAATTATGTTTTTACCCTGGTCATGTACTTAATTAAATACAAATCATTAatctaaattattaattataataattataatacttaattattataattaaatatttaattatattaattaaaatgaataataataataatacttgcatattcaataaataaaatttatttatttaaagtggttaattatcttaattaaaatcaataacaatgtttatttaattcaaataattcattagaatattgatatttaattatagCTCACATCTTAAAGTGATAATTTGAGTACTAATCGatctatagatatataattttaacaacaaaaaaaaaagaagaaaaaaatattgccCGGCACAAGATTGAAGACTTCCTCTCAATACATTTTCTCTTATGATTGAAACTTAAATAAAGTTTGTGTGTAGTGACCTATCCACAgcttactaaaaaaaaaactacgcatagttttccttgtttttcttttcctcacTCAACctaaacaaacaagcaatggCTAATTTTGGCCATACCTTGCCTCAAAAATAATCATTATCTTCgaccaaaaaaacaataatttacaAGACAAAAGGATCATAAAACCAACAAGAAATGATTAAGGATTACAATATTGTTTCAAGATTTGTCTAGCAAGATCAACAGCGCCACTTTTCTTGTAAATCAGGTGTAAATTGTAGGCTGCTTCTCTGTGAAGACTACAGAACCCCGGATGATAATTATCAGAAGCCGAAAAGTTCTCCTCATAAGGAAGTCTAGGAATGGGATGGTCCTTCTCTTGAGTAGTAAGAACCTTTTCATAATACGAAACAGCCAGCGTAACAAGGCCGACATGGTGATATGCTCTGGCGATGTTATACATTGCTTCCTGAAAGGTTTATGACCATTGAACTCCATACATTAGGAATACAAAATCATATGGTATAAAATTCGTCTTTGTTGcttcaatagaaaaaaaaaatgctatggTAAATCGTGTTGTTTTACaaagagtgaaaaaaataacacaaacatGTTCTGAATAATTTGTCAGAGTCTACTAGAGATTCTCTAATTAGGCAAGAAAAATTTATTGGCAAACCATACCTGACTGTCGTTGCAGATGCGTAGATAGTTATAGAGGAAGGCTAGGCCTTGTGTCATACATTGGTGTTTATTCCGAAGCCTATGTCCAAGAGCTAAATTTATTAAGGCAGTCCCTGTAATGGGAAGAGTAGATTGATAAATTTACTGCAAAATACTCATACCGGAAAGGAAGTTATGTTATTCATACCTACGCAAAGGTTGATGAGTGGATTTTCTGGTTGCAATTTATATGCTTCCAGATATTCCCTAGCAGCTGATTGATGCTGGCTTAACATGGTAAATTGATGGCCCAGCATGATCATTGGAGGTACACAATCTTTCTGTGTCCGCATATGGTGGAGGAACTTGGGGTGTTTTTTGAACCGGCTTCCAAATCTACGAcacaatcaaataattaatatgcATAAGTTGGCTActagaaaatttaatatattggGTACTAAAATTTGACGTAAGCTACATTACTATCCTAGTAACAACAATAGAATATGTAACATATGGCAGCAGTCTCTGCTTTGCCATTTACAGGGGCCGCCCTCCTTCTCTATCTATTCAAGGGATGGAAGGCCAGAGGCCTTTGGTGTCCCTTCCAGTCAAGAATTGGATCCTCACAATCACTAGCCAATATGCTTGTCTCTCATCCTTTCTTCGTTGATGATTCGATATTCTGGTGTCCAAGGTGTAGAAAAACCACACCAATCCATCCTGAACTTAGTGGTTAAACTCTACTGCAGTGACAATACTGTGAGGAGGTCCTGCAGAAAAATAGCTCGACGCCATAATGATAAAAAGCTTAACACccctttaaaataaaaaataaaataggaaaaagataaaaaaaaaatgcaaaggtCATCTTATTCAAAACCCCAATTATGACATCTCTTCTCTCCCAATTCACACCTTGGAACACACTGTTCTTATAGTCTTATAGAGAAAAACGCGCGTTCACATCTTCTTAACCTGAAATAgctgaaaagaataaaaatttcttttggaGGGTACTCTTAGGAACAGATCTAGTGGAGACGGGGTGCGGCCTATAGCTCAGAGGATTAGAGCACGTGGTTACGAACCACGGTGTCGGGGTCCAAATCCCTCCTCGCCCACAACCGGCCAAGAAGAGAATGACCTTCCCTTTACCTCTGGGGGTAGGAAAATCATGATTGGGATAACAGACTCAAAGCTATTGAACTATGGGTCTTTTGTCAAAATGGAATGACCATGtttaagtaataatatataCCTTTTTACAAAAAGCCTACAGTGCAAATTTTTCCAACAATTAGGTTCAGGAGTAGGTTCCATGGTCATCTACATCTACTTCTGCGTGCACAATTCACTGATAGCTGttaagttgttgttgttgttgttgttttttttttttaattttattttatggaatGCAGTATGTACAGCATAAAGCATCTCATGAGGTGAGCTTCAATCAGTAGGGCTTTGATATGCAAAAGTGAGCTCTACATTCCATTGACTTTGGTGATTATTTTGAACTATTTGATTAGGTTATAATTTACCAAACGTGTGCCTACAACTGTAACTTTATTTAGATTTCAATACTTTGCACATTAGGTTGAAGTGCGGTTCCACAACTTCATGTCACTATTTTCTGTTTATCCTAGGCGAAATCCAAAATTAACCTAAGAAAAAAGATTGAATAAAATGAACCACGATATGGAATGAAGTTGACCAATCAAACTTTAGACAAATATGAGAACAAACCCTGTGTGTATAACATGCTTCAGCAAATAAGAATTGCAGGACAAAACTAAGAGATGGCCCAGGTGTGAGACAGCATATAAAAATTGAAGTTAATGATATTATTTACCTTGAAACAACCTTATAGTAGCAATTCCAGGCTGCCATGCTGTGAGGATGCTGCCGAACTATATTTCGTGCAAAGCCATATCCATACTTTGGGTCCGTTGTGTTGTACGCAATTTCTAAATGTAAaagacagaaaaaaaaaattaggatttttgaaTGGATAAAATTTGGATATCTATGGTAAGAAAATGGGGAAATGTATACTTACGAGCACCCAAAGCTCGAAGCTCCTCTTTTTGTTTGTCAGAAATAGTACTGTTTGTTAATCTCAAAGTTAAAAGAATAACCTCTAGAGCATCCGAATATTGTCGCAAGGATGCCAGTGCTCTACAAAGC
This genomic window from Dioscorea cayenensis subsp. rotundata cultivar TDr96_F1 chromosome 20, TDr96_F1_v2_PseudoChromosome.rev07_lg8_w22 25.fasta, whole genome shotgun sequence contains:
- the LOC120251678 gene encoding RNA-binding KH domain-containing protein RCF3 isoform X2; the protein is MERSRSKRSSYHYDHDSDPPTPPSRSKPRRHHPLPPAAAHHHRRPDRRPTKLPSPPPPPPPPPPPPPPPLASAPATTATTVFRILCPEIRATAVVGKSGNSIKFIRQKTGSWITVHELVHGDNERIIETSDSMRRDPDGRPPQFSPAQDALILIHERIVDTELEFGGGEDGDEFGGGWERSGRGRITTRLVVPRSHVGCLLGKGGKIIEQMRMETKTHIRILPRDQYTPQCVSPSEEVVQVVGEGICVKKAVEIISSRLLESLHRDRGPFRGRLHSPEHYFPHDDDFMNNAQSQSALEGFDVGSRSSTGANRARNKLHSSNSSRFAFDSDGNQAVDNSQSLSSDDIIFRILCPNEKVENVMGVSDGIIEMLKSDIGVDVKVCDPVPGSDERVIVITSEEGPDDDLFPAQEALLHIQTNIVDLGPDKDNIITTRLLVPASEIGCLEGRDGSLSDIQKLTSANVQILPKEDHPLCAMDADELVQIVGEIRAARNALVQITARLRSHLFRDISIPKDLLAQSNSASNHASSVSAVEPSSPVKNSPLEGYQGSDPSASVRHNTHAQPTTWQSKETGGVASGPLEQDDSTINDEGRRSMPRRLSAPLVTKTTLEVIIPEHAVRSLTMRSGSKLAQISELSGATVSLLEDGSEQTDKVVKISGTPDQAERAQSLLQGFILSTQDDVPMS
- the LOC120251678 gene encoding RNA-binding KH domain-containing protein RCF3 isoform X1; protein product: MERSRSKRSSYHYDHDSDPPTPPSRSKPRRHHPLPPAAAHHHRRPDRRPTKLPSPPPPPPPPPPPPPPPLASAPATTATTVFRILCPEIRATAVVGKSGNSIKFIRQKTGSWITVHELVHGDNERIIETSDSMRRDPDGRPPQFSPAQDALILIHERIVDTELEFGGGEDGDEFGGGWERSGRGRITTRLVVPRSHVGCLLGKGGKIIEQMRMETKTHIRILPRDQYTPQCVSPSEEVVQVVGEGICVKKAVEIISSRLLESLHRDRGPFRGRLHSPEHYFPHDDDFMNNAQSQSALEGFDVGSRSSTGANRARNKLHSSNSSRFAFDSDGNQAVDNSQSLSSDDIIFRILCPNEKVENVMGVSDGIIEMLKSDIGVDVKVCDPVPGSDERVIVITSEEGPDDDLFPAQEALLHIQTNIVDLGPDKDNIITTRLLVPASEIGCLEGRDGSLSDIQKLTSANVQILPKEDHPLCAMDADELVQCLQIVGEIRAARNALVQITARLRSHLFRDISIPKDLLAQSNSASNHASSVSAVEPSSPVKNSPLEGYQGSDPSASVRHNTHAQPTTWQSKETGGVASGPLEQDDSTINDEGRRSMPRRLSAPLVTKTTLEVIIPEHAVRSLTMRSGSKLAQISELSGATVSLLEDGSEQTDKVVKISGTPDQAERAQSLLQGFILSTQDDVPMS
- the LOC120251678 gene encoding RNA-binding KH domain-containing protein RCF3 isoform X3 encodes the protein MERSRSKRSSYHYDHDSDPPTPPSRSKPRRHHPLPPAAAHHHRRPDRRPTKLPSPPPPPPPPPPPPPPPLASAPATTATTVFRILCPEIRATAVVGKSGNSIKFIRQKTGSWITVHELVHGDNERIIETSDSMRRDPDGRPPQFSPAQDALILIHERIVDTELEFGGGEDGDEFGGGWERSGRGRITTRLVVPRSHVGCLLGKGGKIIEQMRMETKTHIRILPRDQYTPQCVSPSEEVVQVVGEGICVKKAVEIISSRLLESLHRDRGPFRGRLHSPEHYFPHDDDFMNNAQSQSALEGFDVGSRSSTGANRARNKLHSSNSSRFAFDSDGNQAVDNSQSLSSDDIIFRILCPNEKVENVMGVSDGIIEMLKSDIGVDVKVCDPVPGSDERVIVITSEEGPDDDLFPAQEALLHIQTNIVDLGPDKDNIITTRLLVPASEIGCLEGRDGSLSDIQKLTSANVQILPKEDHPLCAMDADELVQCLQIVGEIRAARNALVQITARLRSHLFRDISIPKDLLAQSNSASNHASSVSAVEPSSPVKNSPLEGYQGSDPSASVRHNTHAQPTTWQSKETGGVASGPLEQDDSTINDEGRRSMPRRLSAPLVTKTTLEVIIPEHAVRSLTMRSGSKLAQISTPFCLNSCREQQLAFLRMGLSKQTKSLRFPGHLIRLKEPRACFRALY